A genomic segment from Gadus morhua chromosome 4, gadMor3.0, whole genome shotgun sequence encodes:
- the scaf11 gene encoding protein SCAF11 isoform X3, translated as MPGSGDGSQRCPDASEDEEEEVEEVEEQQVERCPICLGVLPGSGLAMPDSCTHLFCLECLLTWAESQTVPSCPVDRQPFLNVYMWDHPQGCVQVPVRKRASQPDSERCLCRSPEPSPCLKSKQGRRVRRHSDESDAKSKGLVRKCSDEDPASMNRKKVRGTRCPVWAPAPLAPIQGSLSQDLTDPLWVTEELARGPEGGQCKRQLQDCPWLGSAAPIPASGPTSAFVSRQRFPASNWNQCPFQSPPVTFDFSFAPSFGPGRTPAPSPGHFVFQGRVCAVTCPKGGDKRGGRASGSKAPPKQAAPSRRSGRNSRSQEEAPLSDPGSSPPSPPRPADSDSSSSGAPPPPGRTAQGPGKRKARKAPNRKTGKKGKGPGKGKASAPVLSSPSASEEEEEEEKEDGGGDHHQEEEEEEEKEGGAAEGSSPPRPAVYSDSDAEGSPETRPLPSPGSPDLLSHPLETPDETEEAPSPPEEKQEEPEEMEIKDNEDEEVEGESHSLPASSPPHSPGDVFSKDDQEKEEEEEEEEVPVCSPGSEGAYSPQGERNARLPSGSPGGSPGSPPSPGSDSDGQDQTDAAAADVKRDTPTDEDPKAARDPSPGTETAGPAGGAPGDKTPEDAPSDDDTNVVPMDCSPPGSQPAADDPKKGSASPGDAAAERSRERSRDRERSQEKKNGRQRRTRFHSPSSTWAGKAEGRQDPSSRRSRSPPPAADGSPPSRRSSRPRSRERERERERDPPRRDRSRERKRRRSRSRSRSRSKSRSRSRSRSRTRAHRRGSSPDRPASRERSPPRGERGRGTAWRGSRGGDSWRGQGGGGGGNSENGSAADASPERPPRSRDPDWVAEQRGGAAPAAPWEGGSGWRGGASERGRGGGGGQGGCNRSSSGQQGDSWGGRKNFPGAGNGSGGDAYSRFNENRGGGGGWRKDMGDRGDSMLDRSGWSSESSWAVRKTLPADVQDYYSRRGGRGGGGGAGGGGWNRTDEEPADPFKSDAAPQAGVPGNAPGGNPPLLPLPLPHPPQTGLLHNPYTAGGQRGAPPISLQPAAPYAMAPQVPVHMHSAVPHFQAPGAHGLPPPPPPPPPMHHGGLTAAAAQPDGHGAQKQQIQERAVNAVKNAIKPYYQKKEITKDEYKEIVRKAVEKVCHSRSGEVNSSKVANLVKAYVDKYKHARKK; from the exons ATGCCTGGCTCTGGAGATG gtagcCAGCGGTGTCCAGATGCatcagaggacgaggaggaggaggtggaggaggtggaggagcagcaggtggAGCGATGCCCCATCTGCCTGGGGGTCCTCCCTGGGTCCGGCCTCGCCATGCCCGACAGCTGCACCCACCTCTTCTGCCTGGAGTGTCTGCTCACCTGGGCGGAG TCCCAGACGGTTCCTTCCTGTCCAGTGGACAGACAGCCTTTCCTTAACGTTTACATGTGGGACCACCCTCAGGGCTGCGTTCAG GTGCCAGTGAGGAAGCGAGCCAGCCAACCAGATTCTGAGAGATGTTTGTGCCGGAGTCCAGAACCAAGCCCTTGTTTGAA GAGTAAACAAGGCAGGCGCGTGCGGAGGCATAGTGACGAGTCGGACGCTAAATCTAAAGGACTCGTGAGGAAGT GTAGCGATGAGGACCCAGCCTCCATGAACAGAAAAAAG gtgagggGAACCCGCTGCCCCGTCTGGGCCCCTGCCCCGCTGGCCCCCATCCAGGGCTCGCTCTCACAGGACCT AACAGATCCTCTCTGGGTGACGGAGGAGCTGGCCAGAGGACCCGAGGGAGGCCAGTGTAAACGACAGCTTCAGGACTGTCCCTGGCTGGGCTCGGCGGCCCCCATACCCGCCAGCGGCCCCACCag TGCTTTTGTTTCCAGGCAGAGGTTTCCTGCGTCAAACTGGAACCAGTGTCCGTTCCAGTCGCCCCCGGTCACCTTCGACTTCAGCTTCGCCCCCTCCTTCGGTCCAGGACGCACTCCCGCTCCAAGTCCCGGGCATTTTG taTTCCAGGGGCGTGTCTGCGCGGTCACATGCCCCAAGGGCGGGGACAAGCGCGGCGGCCGAGCCTCGGGCTCCAAAGCCCCGCCGAAGCAGGCGGCGCCGTCCCGGCGTTCCGGCCGCAACAGTCGGTCCCAGGAGGAGGCCCCTCTGTCGgaccccggctcctccccgCCCTCGCCGCCCCGCCCCGCCGACTCGGACTCCTCGTCCTccggagccccgcccccgcccggcAGGACGGCCCAGGGGCCCGGCAAGAGGAAGGCCCGGAAGGCGCCGAACCGGAAGACCGGGAAGAAgggaaagggtcccgggaaggGGAAGGCGTCGGCCCCGGTGCTGAGCTCGCCGTCggccagcgaggaggaggaggaagaggagaaggaggacggagggggagaccaccaccaggaggaggaggaggaggaggagaaggagggaggtgcCGCCGAGGGGAGTTCCCCACCGAGGCCGGCGGTCTACTCTGACTCGGACGCAGAGGGGAGCCCCGAGACGAGGCCGCTCCCCAGCCCCGGGAGCCCGGacctcctctcccaccccctggAGACCCCCGACGAGACGGAGGAGGCCCCTAGCCCCccggaggagaagcaggaggagccagaggagatggagatcaaggataatgaggatgaggaggtcgAGGGGGAGAGCCACTCGTTACCGGCGAGCTCTCCCCCACACAGCCCTGGAGATGTTTTCTCCAAAGACgaccaggagaaggaggaggaggaggaagaggaggaggtgccggTGTGCAGCCCGGGGTCAGAAGGAGCGTACTCCCCCCAGGGGGAGAGGAACGCCCGGCTCCCCAGCGGCTCCCCCGGCGGCTCCCCGGGGAGCCCCCCCTCGCCCGGGTCGGACTCCGACGGCCAGGACCAGACGGACGCCGCGGCCGCGGACGTCAAGCGCGACACCCCGACGGACGAGGACCCGAAGGCGGCCCGCGATCCGTCCCCCGGCACCGAGACCGCCGGCCCCGCGGGGGGAGCGCCCGGGGATAAGACCCCGGAGGACGCGCCCTCCGACGACGACACCAACGTGGTCCCCATGGACTGCAGCCCGCCCGGCAGCCAGCCCGCCGCCGACGACCCCAAGAAGGGGTCCGCCTCCCCGGGCGACGCGGCCGCCGAGCGGTCCCGGGAGAGGAGCCGGGATCGGGAGAGGAGCCAGGAGAAGAAGAACGGGCGCCAGCGGCGGACGCGCTTCCActcgccctcctccacctgggccgGCAAGGCGGAGGGCCGGCAGGACCCGTCCTCCCGGCGTtcccgcagccccccccccgccgccgacgGCAGCCCACCCTCCCGCCGCTCCTCCCGCCCCCGCAGCCGGGAGCGCGAGCGCGAGCGGGAGCGGGACCCGCCCCGGAGGGACCGCAGCCGCGAGCGCAAGAGGAGGCGGTCCAGGTCGCGCTCCCGCTCCAGATCCAAGTCCCGCTCCCGCTCCAGGTCCCGGTCGCGGACCCGGGCCCACCGACGGGGGTCCAGCCCCGACCGGCCCGCCTCCCGAGAGCGCTCCCCGCCAAGGggtgagcgggggagggggacggcgtggaggggcagccgggggggggaCTCCTGGAGGGgccagggcggcggcggcggggggaactctgaGAACGGCTCGGCGGCCGACGCCTCCCCGGAGCGCCCGCCCCGCTCCCGGGACCCCGACTGGGTGGCGGAGCAGCGCGGGGGCGCGGCGCCGGCGGCCCCCTGGGAGGGGGGCTCCGGGTGGCGCGGGGGGGCGTCCGAGCggggccgcggcggcggcggcggtcagGGTGGCTGCAACCGCTCGTCctccggccagcagggggacAGCTGGGGGGGCAGGAAGAACTTCCCCGGGGCCGGGAACGGGTCCGGGGGTGACGCCTACAGCCGCTTCAACGAGAACcgcggggggggcggcgggtgGCGCAAGGACATGGGGGACCGGGGGGACTCCATGCTGGACCGCTCGGGCTGGTCGTCAGAGTCCAGCTGGGCGGTGAGGAAGACGCTCCCGGCCGACGTCCAGGACTACTACTCCaggagggggggccgggggggcggcggcggcgccggaggggggggctggaacCGCACGGATGAGGAGCCAGCAG acCCCTTCAAGAGCGACGCGGCCCCCCAGGCCGGCGTGCCCGGCAACGCCCCCGGCGGCAACCCCCCCCTGCTGCCGCTGCccctgccccaccccccccagacgGGGCTGCTCCACAACCCCTACACGGCGGGCGGGCAGCGGGGGGCCCCGCCCATCAGCCTGCAGCCGGCCGCGCCCTACGCAATGGCCCCCCAGGTGCCCGTGCACATGCACTCCGCCGTGCCTCACTTCCAGGCGCCCGGCGCGCacggcctcccccctcccccgccgccgccgccccccatgCACCACGGCGGGCTGACGGCGGCCGCCGCCCAGCCGGACGGACACGGGGCCCAG